The genomic stretch CGTTATTACTGAAGCCCTACGCGAGAAAATTAGGGCTAACAATAAAAATTCCGACTAAAAAAACTACGCCCCCCGTAATTGCTCGTTCGCACAGTGCTGCGGATAACCATGATGGTCTTAGCGACTGCAGTTTCCACAAAGCAGTAATTAGCTGCAACAAAAAGCAATATCACTTTTTAGGTAATCAGCGCAATGAATCCTTAGGCGCTGGTGTACTTGACGCTGATAACAGGATGCAATTGCCTGCTTTTGATAAGGGTGATGTGGATAGTTACTTAGTTAAAGCATATGAGCATTATTTGAATAAGATGATTGAGATTGGATTGGCCGGTGCTACTTTACACTATGGGAATTTCGAATATATTTTTTATGATTTGCGCGCCCAGGATATAGATTTTACCCAGCGGTTTGAAACGATGTATCGGTATTTGAAGAAGGATAAACGCAATATCAATGTCATGAAATCGGTGGCACCTTCTGACCTGACGGCTAAAGAGTGTTTTTTACTGAATAAATTTTTGGTGTGTAGTCGCGGTCGTTACAATTATATTTATAGGGCTTGATCGCACGAGTGTCCGGGATAAATGCTTGGTTTAAAATAGCAGTACGAAACGAGTAGAACCCGGATAGAGACTGAGTTTTTATTAGTCATTGCCGGCTTGATCGGAAATCCAGAGCTACGGAGTGATGAGTGGGGCGTTTTTAATTAAGCGCAGAAAAAATTAAGGGTTTTGCACCTTGTAGTTCTGGATGATTCGCTAACTCACCCTAAAGGGCCGCACCTTCGTGCGTTCAACGCACTGCGTGCTTTTGTCCCGATCGGAGTCGGGGATGACTTTGAAGGGGGGAGTCGGGGATGACTGCGGAGGTGAGAGTCGGGGACGACGAGTTAAATTGTCCGGTGTGTATTGTGCATGGCATGATGCGGTGGTATCGGTCGATTGCTTGCTATAGCCAATACACTTGGCAATATAAAATTTTTTCTTAGTCACCAAGGATCCAGCCACCACCATCGTCTTAATAATAACAAAGCAGCAATAACTATGAACATGGCAATCCATGACAGCCGATAACGACGACTTCATTAGACGTGCTCAGCGCGGTGACCGCGAGGCCTTCGCTCGGGTGGTCGAGGAGTACTATGGGCTAATGTTCGGGGTGGCGAGTAAGTTTTGTGGTAACCGCAGTGATGCCGAGGATGTTACGCAGCTGGCCTGTATCAAGCTGGGTCGGTCGATAGGCCAGTTTCGCTTTGAGTCGGCGTTTTCTAGCTGGCTTTATCGGCTGGTGATTAACTGTGCCAAGGATTTTGTCAAAACCCAAAAGCCGTTAACGCTAGAGGATCCTCCGGAATTGTCGGTTAGCAGCGAGGCGGAGCCCGCCGTATTACTGCGTCAGGTATTAACGCTGGTCGACAGTATGGGGGAGGGGTTTCGGGCGGCGGTGACGCTGGTGATGGGGGAAGGGCTTACCCATGCGGAGGCGGCAGTCATTCTGGAGGTAAAGGAATCTACGGTGTCATGGCGCTTACATGAAGTGCGCAAACGATTACAGGCCAATTCTCAGCTGGAGGGTGGCGTATGAACGATGATGATTTAAAAGATTTATTCAAGCAAACCGACGCTACGCCTGACCCTGCGGCAAAGGCCAAGGCGCTGGCGGCGGCTATGCAGGCCTTTGATGAGGCGGGTGTTGATCACGATGCGGATCAGACTCAGGCTGAGAAAGCTCATGTTGATAAAGAAAAGTCGGCCACCGCCCAAGGATCTGCCGAGGTGCATCGTCTTACTCCCAACACAAGCACTGTTGGGAGCAAAACTATGAATACTACACATGTCGAAAACACATCATCTCGTTGGGTTTATGCTGGCTTGTCTAGCGCTGCGCTGCTGGTCTTGGCGGTTTCACTGGCTTATCAGATGCCAGATCCAGATAACTTTATGCTGGATGATGCCGTAAAGGACCTAGCCAGGAGTGAGCCGGCATTATCGCCAATCGCTAAAACCCAGCCGCAGTCATTTGCTATTGAGGAAGTTGTAGTTACGGCAGCCAAGCGTGAGCGTGTAGCGGCCGAGTTTGCCTCTGCTGCGCGCGTGGCCCCGCAAGCCTCTGTTGAGCGACTAAGCAATGGGTTTGTGCTGCCTACAGCTGATGTGTTGCCCCTAAAGGTTATCAGGATGTGGGCCGTGATCAGTTTGAAACGATTGACGCTAACCCGGTGAAGCGCGTTAGTGAGGAGCCGGTATCCACTTTTTCTATTGATGTGGATACCAGTTCTTACAGTTTTGTGCGTCGACAATTGAATCAGGGCGTGCTGCCACAAAAGGCGGCGGTACGGCGGAGGAGATGATTAATTATTTCTCTTATGACTATCCCTTGCCCGGCAGTGATGACCAGCCATTCAGTACGTCGTTGACGGTGATTGATTCGCCCTGGAAAGCGGGCAATAAGTTGATTCATATTGGTATTCAGGGTTATGAGTTAACTGGCCCGCAGCCACGGTCTAATCTGGTGTTTTTGTTGGATGTGTCGGGCTCGATGAACAGCGCGGACAAATTACCGTTGGTGAAACAATCGATGGGGTTATTGCTCAGCCAATTGCAGCCTGAAGATACGGTTAGCATTGTGGTGTATGCGGGGGCGGCGGGGACTGTTTTAGAACCCACGGCGGTAAAAGACAAACAGAAAATACTGGCGGCGATGAATCAACTCAGTGCCGGTGGCTCAACGGCCGGTGCTGAAGGCATCCAGCTGGCTTATCAATTAGCCGAAAGCCAGTTTGTGGAAGATGGGGTTAACCGGATTATTCTGGCGACGGATGGTGACTTTAATGTGGGTATTAATAATCGTGAGGAGCTAAAAGGGTTTGTAGAGCGTAAACGTGAATCAGGTATTTATTTATCTGTGCTCGGTTTTGGTCAGGGGAACTATCATGACGATATCATGCAGGCGCTGGCACAAAACGGCAATGGTGTTGCTGCTTATATTGATACCTTAAGCGAAGCACAAAAGGTATTAGTGCATGAAGCCACGTCTACGTTATTTCCGATTGCTAAAGATGTGAAAATTCAGCTGGAGTTTAATCCGGCTACTGTTGCTGAGTATCGCCTGATTGGTTATGAAACGCGGGCACTGGCTGAACAAGACTTTAATAATGATGCGGTAGATGCCGGTGATATTGGCGCTGGTCATTCGGTAACGGCCATTTATGAAATCACTCCAGTAGGGAGTGACAGTGGTGTTTATTCGCCATCACGCTATCAAGCGGCTGATAAATCTGAGGCGAATGGTGAGGAATATGGGTTCTTGAAACTGCGTTATAAGCTACCCAGCCAGGATAAGTCGCAATTAATCAGCCAGCCGATTGCAAGGAATGCGAAAAGCACTCAAGCCTTAACCCGCGAAGCACAATTTGCCACTTCGGTAGCGGCTTTGCGCAATTACTGAAGGGTGATAAACATATTGGCCAGTGGACTTATCAAGATGCGCTGACGATGGCGCAAGACAATAAAGGCAAGGATCTT from Oceanicoccus sp. KOV_DT_Chl encodes the following:
- a CDS encoding RNA polymerase sigma factor, whose protein sequence is MTADNDDFIRRAQRGDREAFARVVEEYYGLMFGVASKFCGNRSDAEDVTQLACIKLGRSIGQFRFESAFSSWLYRLVINCAKDFVKTQKPLTLEDPPELSVSSEAEPAVLLRQVLTLVDSMGEGFRAAVTLVMGEGLTHAEAAVILEVKESTVSWRLHEVRKRLQANSQLEGGV